The Polyangiaceae bacterium genome includes a region encoding these proteins:
- the grxD gene encoding Grx4 family monothiol glutaredoxin, translating into MDDALRQKIQDTIGQSGVVLFMKGSKIFPQCGFSARVVQMLKELGADFRDVNILQDPELREGLKEYSSWPTFPQLYVDGKLVGGCDIVTDLFESGELKELVQKS; encoded by the coding sequence ATGGACGACGCACTCCGACAGAAAATCCAAGACACCATCGGCCAGAGCGGGGTCGTGCTGTTCATGAAGGGCAGCAAGATCTTCCCGCAGTGCGGCTTCTCCGCGCGGGTGGTTCAGATGCTGAAGGAGCTCGGCGCGGACTTCCGCGACGTGAACATCCTGCAAGATCCGGAGCTGCGCGAAGGCTTGAAGGAGTACTCGAGCTGGCCCACCTTCCCGCAGCTCTACGTGGACGGAAAGCTCGTCGGCGGCTGCGACATCGTGACCGACCTGTTCGAGAGCGGCGAGCTCAAGGAGCTGGTCCAGAAGAGCTGA
- a CDS encoding BolA family transcriptional regulator, whose protein sequence is MMEPEAVRALLAKAFPDGEIRVEDMTGTQDHYDATIVSEAFVGKSRIEQHQLVYAALGEAMRGPIHALALKTYTPEAWAKTRG, encoded by the coding sequence ATGATGGAGCCCGAGGCGGTCCGCGCCCTCCTGGCAAAAGCCTTTCCCGACGGGGAGATCCGCGTCGAGGACATGACCGGAACCCAGGATCACTACGACGCGACCATCGTCTCCGAGGCCTTCGTCGGTAAGAGCCGCATCGAGCAGCACCAGCTGGTCTACGCGGCGCTCGGCGAGGCCATGCGCGGGCCCATCCACGCGCTCGCGCTCAAGACCTACACGCCCGAGGCCTGGGCGAAGACCAGAGGTTAG
- a CDS encoding DUF4139 domain-containing protein — MRFVLRNLVFSSVLAIGCARGPNVSTDQLPLKRVVVYRNGVGYFERSGRVDADAVTFKMRQRMVGDFLATLAIVERGGSSVRAASFPLEILDDEQEPELDPRYQSMLKPWPGLPPKKKEKNPLREVILQLDGKEHDLAIGYVSETPVWRPSYRVVVQDGGNADLQTWGIVQNVSGEDWKAVDLVLVAGAPLAFESTLGDPVIPERPIVTDTGEVIAAVPTGVTSLQQRREAELERFGGEAAEETAADKAMEGGLGLRGAGPGGGGLSDLDEDDAPSTKAGGKGDLAKNKKKPAPKRVAATGAARPTTPSAEPAPAPPREAPAPSRDERRRMALEEAKREGLSAPRRMSALAAVAVEAGATRYEIPTPTTVPNESATMVLLLNKRVPGEAVFLFAPDGGVPESGSHPFRVVRFTNATNGLLERGPIAVFEKGSFLGQGMLDPLPPKATAVVPFALERSLAVHLDRKYDEQGARVFKIEAGELWIERDSVQKTLYTVANGGDKPGKVLVKHPRAAGTRLFKPPAGTEDNAGLGHALVPMSVRPFGKSELTVDERRAHQQMVSWLSPLADEAVKAFLADSRANPGVQAQLKSVWAVREVWKKSVDEERKLVDEQAELEKAANETRLSLRAIEKNTQAADLRVKLTKRLDEVTKRLEQITKRLIEVKMAMNEQEVRFRDAVREIKLLAAPPPKE, encoded by the coding sequence ATGCGCTTCGTGCTTCGGAACCTGGTCTTTTCCAGCGTGCTGGCCATCGGCTGCGCACGCGGTCCCAACGTCTCGACGGACCAGCTGCCGCTCAAGCGCGTGGTCGTGTACCGCAACGGCGTCGGCTACTTCGAGCGCTCCGGCCGCGTGGACGCGGACGCGGTGACCTTCAAGATGCGCCAGCGCATGGTGGGGGATTTTCTGGCCACGCTGGCCATCGTCGAGCGCGGCGGCAGCTCGGTGCGGGCGGCGTCCTTTCCCCTCGAGATCCTGGACGACGAGCAGGAGCCCGAGCTCGATCCGCGCTACCAGAGCATGCTGAAGCCCTGGCCGGGGCTGCCGCCGAAGAAGAAGGAGAAGAACCCGCTCCGCGAGGTCATCCTGCAGCTCGACGGCAAGGAGCACGATCTGGCCATCGGTTACGTGTCCGAGACGCCGGTCTGGCGTCCTTCCTACCGGGTGGTGGTGCAGGACGGCGGCAACGCCGATCTACAGACCTGGGGCATCGTGCAGAACGTCTCGGGCGAAGACTGGAAGGCCGTCGATCTGGTGCTGGTGGCCGGCGCGCCGCTGGCCTTCGAGTCCACGCTGGGCGATCCCGTGATCCCCGAGCGCCCCATCGTGACCGACACCGGCGAGGTGATCGCGGCGGTGCCGACCGGCGTCACCAGCCTGCAGCAGCGGCGCGAGGCGGAGCTCGAGCGCTTCGGAGGCGAGGCGGCGGAGGAGACGGCGGCGGACAAGGCCATGGAAGGCGGGCTCGGCCTCCGCGGCGCTGGACCTGGTGGCGGTGGCCTGTCGGACCTCGACGAGGACGACGCGCCCAGCACCAAGGCCGGTGGCAAGGGAGATCTGGCGAAGAACAAGAAGAAGCCGGCGCCCAAGCGCGTAGCCGCCACCGGTGCAGCCCGACCGACGACGCCCTCGGCGGAGCCGGCGCCCGCGCCGCCCAGGGAGGCGCCGGCGCCGAGCCGCGACGAGCGGCGGCGCATGGCGCTGGAAGAAGCCAAACGCGAGGGCCTCTCGGCGCCGCGTCGCATGAGCGCGCTGGCGGCGGTCGCCGTCGAGGCGGGGGCGACGCGCTACGAAATCCCGACGCCGACCACGGTGCCGAACGAGAGCGCCACCATGGTGTTGCTCCTGAACAAGCGTGTGCCGGGCGAGGCGGTGTTCCTGTTCGCGCCCGACGGCGGCGTCCCCGAGTCGGGGTCTCATCCGTTCCGCGTGGTGCGCTTCACGAACGCGACCAACGGGCTGCTCGAGCGCGGCCCCATCGCCGTCTTCGAGAAAGGCTCGTTCCTGGGCCAGGGCATGCTCGATCCGCTGCCGCCCAAGGCCACCGCGGTGGTGCCCTTCGCGCTCGAGCGCAGCCTGGCGGTGCACCTCGATCGCAAGTACGACGAGCAAGGCGCCCGCGTGTTCAAGATCGAAGCGGGCGAGCTCTGGATCGAGCGGGACAGCGTTCAGAAGACGCTCTACACGGTCGCGAACGGCGGCGACAAGCCGGGCAAGGTCCTGGTCAAGCACCCGCGCGCGGCCGGCACCCGGCTCTTCAAGCCGCCAGCGGGCACCGAAGACAACGCGGGCCTCGGGCACGCCCTGGTGCCGATGAGCGTCAGGCCCTTCGGCAAGAGCGAGCTCACCGTGGACGAGCGGCGCGCGCACCAGCAGATGGTCAGCTGGCTCTCGCCGCTGGCCGACGAGGCCGTCAAGGCCTTCCTCGCGGACAGCCGCGCGAACCCCGGGGTGCAGGCGCAGCTCAAGAGCGTGTGGGCCGTCCGCGAGGTCTGGAAGAAGAGCGTGGACGAGGAGCGGAAGCTCGTGGACGAGCAGGCGGAGCTGGAGAAGGCCGCGAACGAGACCCGCCTGTCGCTGCGCGCCATCGAGAAGAACACCCAGGCGGCCGACCTGCGCGTGAAGCTCACCAAGCGCCTGGACGAGGTCACCAAGCGTTTGGAGCAGATCACCAAGCGCCTGATCGAGGTGAAGATGGCGATGAACGAGCAGGAGGTGCGCTTCCGCGACGCCGTCCGCGAGATCAAGCTCCTGGCGGCGCCGCCGCCCAAGGAGTGA
- a CDS encoding nuclear transport factor 2 family protein, translated as MSRRWLGIGAAVIGVAVLLYAIFARKNDEELIREQLDRLATVVRVSGPGENPIFRGTRMKKEFETLFVPNVRVDISELTNLKSGRDDLVGVATRAGTIFRTAEVEIHPDSVELLAGATSATVRGSASMTGDRGSGPERDERDVTFGLSKTKDGWLIDSVVVTPRREDGE; from the coding sequence GTGTCCAGGCGCTGGCTCGGGATCGGCGCCGCGGTGATCGGCGTCGCCGTCCTGCTTTACGCGATCTTCGCGCGGAAGAACGACGAGGAGCTGATCCGCGAGCAGCTCGACCGCCTGGCGACGGTGGTTCGGGTCTCCGGTCCGGGCGAGAACCCGATCTTCCGCGGGACGCGCATGAAGAAGGAGTTCGAGACGCTGTTCGTGCCGAACGTGCGGGTGGACATCAGCGAGCTCACCAACCTGAAGTCCGGTCGCGACGACCTGGTCGGTGTGGCCACGCGCGCCGGTACGATCTTTCGCACCGCGGAGGTCGAGATCCACCCGGACTCCGTCGAGCTGCTGGCCGGCGCCACCAGCGCCACGGTCCGCGGCAGCGCCAGCATGACCGGTGATCGCGGTAGCGGCCCCGAGCGCGACGAGCGCGACGTCACCTTCGGCCTGTCAAAGACCAAAGACGGCTGGCTGATCGACTCGGTGGTGGTCACGCCCCGGCGGGAGGACGGGGAGTAA